A region from the Drosophila mauritiana strain mau12 chromosome 2L, ASM438214v1, whole genome shotgun sequence genome encodes:
- the LOC117135302 gene encoding dedicator of cytokinesis protein 9 isoform X6: MERKFTRGLNKLGSAVQMRENVSQLVRESAVLNKPLVVEPIDFEAFIAKNKTVIQNDPQRELLIYPTDDVSEIIMPRKQRTNAKSVADRFDPPNEAIVCPLHGPSMITNGNGHSQVSRQGSIQSNGSHHNGNGNGHTSSSSSSSLSNSNGHGQLSRKSSQCSNGSSSHKDSSYESALSSITLRSNLAQPEEVDEFADDGNGEDLVDGQPHGSRAECTRFTRQALYTYRAKNHLIHYKYNAYGGNCHDLPSISPAEELVEEVYEIDADQDRIDEQMTRSQADTITKQGYLLKGPDSASDRMFANIGNKSFKRRYCYLRQEIDGTYILELHKDEKQGEAKATIVMDFCTDVVQNPKRGRFCFELRMTTGHKSFTLAAENEQDFKDWLSKISSVLAQNRAQEEKRNASLERHPSIGSNPSPQLQPPAMDPPTFGTLKGLDQSLHPQLMKYGRETDHSIALARREQRRRLFACYQSPVKGSGSDNVEQYREHFGTRLLLTCHNLRFRLQCIPQDEGSAGGVEQQVEPYITSLALFDAKANRKLSENFYFNVNEQWAAQLLPNTPVPSSVAGCGVPRKSAEGDERSSACQAPHSLFDGVSAELLRSNRQQFQQLRQCLLSVTAPHADIYLVVRIEKILQSGIAQVAEPYLKAGKDPKLGQKVYKAAKSYAQHIGHYRQPFAWAARPLFKQYSHELDVDPKREFEFSPIYRQEIPKLKDEELLKLLVDYRKPEKLSKLTIIPGSLKMQMQFLDQTTPCGLSKSLAPLSTFSPSSKQPPTVEVAEFQSQSERDAHPYTSFCNHLYVYPLSLQFDSQKLFSRARNITVVVELRDGDGEYSKPLKCIYGRPGQDLLVSQIACPVLHHNVTPTWYEEIKLRLPLGLFPEHHLLFSFYHVSCNLSKKRDAHAAFETPIGYAWLPLLQKNRICLEEQQLPVAATLPVGYLSIQPLGWGKGNCGPDIQWIDNQRNLYTVGLRMDSTVLTADQHLHNFFGHCERLLEGGKTGAVPAETETCKILKAAHAIDMKSLINYLPTVLNELFTLLVHTQSEEIGLNVIRLITNIIHLISDQAKRSDLLGAYVKYVFHAPYYSQQTARQRTVHGELCRHLPYLLNPSNPDFLIVNKFMRYSSIFFDLIIKSMAQHLLATGRIRMLRNERFPKEYGDRVEQLIKALMPYITTRFEDLSEETHLLNRSLAKFVRQCLSYMDRGFVFRLIRCYMGEFSPGNPRILHEYKFNFLQEICQHEHYVPLNLPFVLNPKNRPPEMMQHFTLSEQFCRQHFLSGLLLQELKSSLNEVGHVRRHALGIFKDLLAKHELDNRYQQKGQLSRIALLYVPWLGVVMDNIHRIDDLSESGACTPNGHVYADSASYTKRLSCSSSYVFSKDSSTFGSLTSTPRSKNRLTMHCDQASPYRTSVHMKEHNYLAAIAGQPISNGISNLSLNSNTDSGDTTTIGAYTNGDTDVALRNGHNRSVSVTHAQILSRCDKFSSVESKDLLLGFLFIIKHLSQEQMVGWWQNCNESETLQFLSILDLCLLQFRYVGKKSVVIPTETRQGRLAKANTLPARTQPPTGLENGSQEQQPSSGTLNQTREHLLEDMDTLARSQLALYESNLATEVGMIILDCLGLYVLQFRQLLADSLVLPKVARVYLRFLQLGQSERLSKHVFAALRAFINNYAVALFKGNAMLCGQMVYELLKACDSRLVEIRHESCAVLYLLMRSNFEFSGRKTLTRVHLQVIISVSQMIGNVIGLNNARFQESLSIINSYANSDKAMKGTGFPMEVKDLTRRVRTVLMATAQMQAHHMDPERLLELQYSLANSYASTPELRHTWLVTMARNHEQNGNLSEAACCHLHIAALMCEYLRLKGGCTLSWSSTAFGKISTNIPLDEQGLKLDAGAQDSQYTEQMLLEQLKLCADFLDRAERFECLGELYKLILPMYERDRSYQDLAHCYEHLTQAYNKIVEVNRSGKRMLGRFYRVVFYGLMYFEEDHAIEFVYKEPKLTSLSEISERLAKQYKEKFGADVVKMIMDSSPVKVDELDAKLAYIQVTHVIPFFSKDELDQRLNEFEQNHDVDTFMYETPFTKSGAARGSVEEQWKRKTVIKTQYSFPYVLKRIPVKSREIIELSPIEVAIDEMQSKVSELEEIILPPADVKKLQLRLQGSVAVTVNAGPLAYAHAFLDAKVVNNFSMDRVGDLKDVFRDFIVVCQKALFLNERIISADQKEYHHVLKENYEKLCQALSELLDDESFQPLGDDADSINQRNSMALFNAISGASHNSSTA, from the exons AACAAGCCACTCGTGGTGGAGCCGATCGATTTTGAAGCCTTTAtagccaaaaataaaactgtTATCCAAAATGATCCGCAGAGGGAGCTACTCATCTATCCCACAGATGATGTATCG GAGATTATCATGCCCCGCAAGCAGCGAACCAATGCCAAATCTGTGGCAGACAGATTCGATCCTCCCAATGAGGCGATTGTGTGTCCCCTTCATGGTCCTTCCATGATAACGAATGGAAATGGACACAGTCAAGTGAGTCGGCAGGGTAGCATACAGTCGAATGGTAGCCACCACAACGGAAATGGTAATGGGCAcacaagcagcagcagtagcagcagcttGAGCAATTCCAATGGACACGGTCAACTCTCCAGAAAGAGTTCACAGTGCTCGAATGGCTCCTCCAGTCACAAGGATTCCTCCTATGAGTCAGCCCTGTCGTCGATTACACTCCGATCGAATTTGGCTCAGCCGGAGGAGGTGGATGAGTTTGCGGACGATGGAAACGGCGAGGATTTAGTCGATGGACAGCCTCACGGTTCCAGGGCTGAGTGCACCCGATTCACACGGCAGGCTCTCTACACATACAGGGCTAAGAATCACTTGATCCACTATAAATATAATGCCTACGGTGGAAACTGTCACGATCTACCCAG CATATCGCCTGCTGAGGAATTGGTGGAAGAGGTCTACGAAATCGATGCGGATCAGGATCGGATTGACGAGCAGATGACTCGCTCACAGGCGGACACCATTACCAAGCAGGGATATCTGCTAAAAGGGCCCGATTCGGCCTCAGATCGGATGTTTGCCAATATCGGCAATAAATCGTTTAAACGACGCTACTGCTATCTGCGACAAGAGATAGATGGAACATATATATTGGAACTGCACAAGGACGAGAAACAGGGCGAAGCCAAAGCCACAATAGTAATGGACTTTTGCACAGATGTAGTTCAG AATCCCAAACGTGGTCGCTTTTGTTTCGAGCTCCGCATGACGACGGGTCATAAATCCTTCACCTTGGCTGCCGAAAACGAACAGGACTTTAAGGACTGGCTCAGCAAGATTTCATCGGTTTTGGCCCAAAATCGCGCACAAGAGGAGAAGCGAAATGCTTCACTGGAGCGTCACCCATCTATTGGCTCGAATCCAAGCCCACAGCTCCAGCCACCCGCAATGGACCCCCCTACCTTTGGCACTTTGAAGGGCTTAGATCAATCACTCCATCCCCAATTGATGAAGTATGGACGAGAAACGGATCACTCGATTGCTTTGGCAAGAAGGGAACAGCGACGCCGCCTGTTTGCCTGCTATCAGTCGCCAGTCAAGGGCAGCGGTAGCGATAATGTAGAGCAGTATCGAGAGCACTTTGGCACACGGTTACTGCTCACCTGTCACAACCTGCGTTTCCGGCTGCAGTGCATTCCCCAGGACGAGGGCTCCGCGGGTGGAGTCGAACAGCAGGTGGAACCCTATATCACCAGCCTGGCCTTATTCGACGCCAAGGCAAACCGAAAGTTAAGCGAGAACTTTTACTTCAATGTCAATGAGCAGTGGGCAGCCCAATTATTACCGAATACCCCGGTACCTTCGTCAGTCGCTGGTTGTGGAGTTCCTAGAAAGTCCGCGGAGGGCGATGAAAGGAGCTCTGCTTGCCAGGCACCACATTCCCTGTTCGATGGAGTGTCTGCCGAGCTGTTGCGATCCAATCGACAGCAATTTCAGCAACTGAGGCAATGTCTGCTTTCCGTGACAGCTCCACATGCCGATATATATTTG GTTGTGCGCATAGAAAAAATACTGCAATCAGGAATAGCTCAGGTTGCCGAACCGTATCTCAAAGCTGGCAAGGATCCAAAGCTAGGCCAAAAAGTCTACAAAGCGGCGAAGAGCTATGCTCAACATATTGGACATTACCGGCAGCCTTTTGCCTGGGCAGCAAGACCGCTCTTCAAACAATACAGTCACGAATTGGATGTAGATCCCAAAAGGGAGTTTGAGTTCAGTCCCATTTATCGCCAGGAGATACCCAAACTGAAAGATGAGGAACTTCTTAAGCTTTTGGTCGATTATCGCAAACCTGAAAAACTGAGCAAACTAACAATTATTCCTGGCAGTCTTaagatgcagatgcagttcCTTGACCAAACCACACCTTGCGGCTTAAGCAAATCGCTGGCACCCTTGTCCACCTTTAGCCCATCTTCCAAGCAACCGCCCACTGTAGAAGTGGCCGAATTCCAAAGCCAAAGTGAACGGGATGCACACCCTTATACGAGTTTCTGTAACCACCTCTATGTGTACCCACTGAGTTTGCAATTCGACAGCCAGAAACTGTTCTCAAGAGCCAGGAATATTACGGTCGTGGTGGAGCTGCGTGATGGCGATGGGGAGTACAGCAAACCATTAAAg TGCATATATGGTCGCCCTGGTCAGGATCTTTTAGTGTCCCAGATTGCCTGCCCGGTGCTGCATCACAATGTAACGCCCACCTGGTACGAGGAAATCAAGCTACGTCTACCGCTGGGACTATTTCCGGAACACCACCTGCTCTTTTCCTTTTACCATGTGTCATGTAATCTCAGCAAGAAAAGGGATGCGCATGCGGCGTTCGAAACACCTATTGGCTATGCCTGGTTGCCATTGCTTCAGAAGAATCGGATATGCCTGGAGGAACAACAGCTTCCGGTGGCTGCCACATTGCCAGTCGGCTATCTATCTATCCAACCCTTGGGATGGGGCAAAGGG AACTGCGGTCCGGATATCCAGTGGATCGACAATCAGAGAAATTTATATACGGTGGGACTGCGTATGGATTCCACGGTTCTGACTGCCGATCAGCACTTGCACAACTTTTTTGGACACTGTGAAAGATTGCTGGAGGGGGGCAAAACTGGAGCAGTGccagcggaaacggaaacctGCAAGATCTTGAAAGCTGCCCACGCCATTGATATGAAATCGTTGATTAACTATTTACCCACGGTTCTCAATGAGCTGTTTACTCTGCTAGTTCACACTCAGTCGGAAGAAATCGGCTTGAATGTAATCCGCTTGATTACAAACATCATCCATTTGATCAGTGATCAGGCGAAAAGATCCGATCTGTTGGGAGCCTATGTGAAATACGTATTTCACGCACCCTACTACAGCCAACAAACTGCTAGGCAAAGGACGGTTCATGGAGAACTCTGCAGGCATTTGCCCTACCTCCTTAATCCTAGCAATCCGGATTTCCTCATCGTCAACAAGTTCATGAGATACTCGTCGATATTCTTTGATCTGATTATAAAAAGCATGGCTCAGCACTTGTTGGCCACCGGTAGGATTCGAATGCTCCGCAACGAGCGGTTTCCCAAGGAATATGGTGATCGTGTGGAACAGTTGATTAAGGCACTAATGCCCTACATAACAACACGATTTGAGGATTTAAGTGAAGAAACTCATTTGTTGAATCGATCTTTGGCCAAGTTTGTTCGCCAGTGTCTGAGCTACATGGACCGAGGATTTGTCTTTCGCTTGATCCGCTGTTATATGGGAGAATTTTCGCCTGGTAATCCGCGGATACTTCACGAATACAAGTTCAACTTTCTGCAGGAGATCTGCCAGCATGAGCATTATGTGCCACTTAATCTACCATTTGTTTTGAATCCAAAGAACAGACCTCCGGAGATGATGCAGCACTTCACTCTTTCCGAACAATTCTGTAGGCAACATTTTCTATCCGGGCTGCTACTCCAGGAATTGAAAAGTAGCCTCAATGAAGTGGGCCATGTGAGGAGACATGCGCTTGGCATTTTCAAAGATCTCTTGGCCAAACACGAGTTGGATAACCGATATCAGCAGAAGGGTCAGCTCTCAAGGATTGCCCTGCTCTATGTTCCGTGGTTGGGCGTCGTGATGGACAACATCCATCGTATTGATGATTTATCGGAGTCTGGAGCTTGTACGCCCAATGGACACGTTTATGCGGACTCCGCTTCCTATACTAAGCGCTTGAGTTGTTCAAGTAGCTATGTGTTCAGCAAGGACTCTTCCACTTTTGGCTCTTTGACGTCCACGCCGCGTTCAAAGAATCGTCTGACTATGCACTGTGATCAAGCGAGTCCATACCGCACCTCGGTTCACATGAAGGAGCACAACTATCTGGCCGCTATCGCTGGACAACCCATTAGCAATGGGATCTCAAATCTCTCACTAAATTCAAATACGGACTCGGGG GACACCACCACAATAGGAGCCTATACGAATGGAGACACAGATGTGGCCCTACGAAATGGGCACAATCGCTCAGTGAGCGTTACCCATGCACAGATCCTGTCCCGCTGCGATAAGTTCAGTTCTGTGGAAAGCAAGGATCTTCTCCTGGGCTTTCTTTTCATCATCAAACACCTTTCACAAGAGCAAATGGTTGGTTGGTGGCAAAACTGCAATGAATCCGAGACTCTGCAGTTTCTCTCCATTCTGGATCTCTGCCTGCTGCAATTTCGATATGTGGGCAAGAAAAGTGTAGTGATACCTACAGAAACCCGTCAGGGGCGTTTGGCCAAGGCCAACACACTTCCAGCTAGGACTCAACCACCCACAGGCTTGGAAAACGGAAGTCAGGAACAGCAGCCATCAAGTGGAACCCTGAATCAAACCCGGGAACACCTATTAGAGGACATGGATACCCTAGCTAGAAGTCAGTTGGCTCTCTATGAATCGAATTTGGCCACCGAAGTGGGCATGATTATTTTGGACTGCTTAGGGCTGTATGTTCTGCAGTTCAGACAACTTTTGGCCGATAGTTTAGTCCTGCCCAAGGTGGCCAGAGTTTACCTGAGATTCCTGCAGTTGGGTCAATCAGAAAGGCTCTCAAAACACGTATTTGCAGCTCTGCGAGCATTTATTAACAACTATGCAGTGGCCCTTTTCAAAGGAAATGCCATGTTGTGTGGTCAGATGGTTTATGAGCTACTTAAAGCCTGCGATAGTCGCTTAGTGGAGATTCGCCACGAATCATGCGCTGTTTTATATCTTCTCATGCGCAGTAACTTCGAATTCAGTGGCCGAAAAACCCTAACCCGCGTGCACTTGCAAGTTATTATCTCAGTATCCCAGATGATTGGCAACGTAATTGGACTGAACAATGCTAGATTCCAAGAAAGCTTGTCAATCATCAATAGCTATGCGAATAGCGACAAGGCGATGAAGGGCACAGGCTTTCCTATGGAGGTCAAAGACCTAACGCGTCGAGTGCGTACTGTACTTATGGCCACTGCCCAAATGCAGGCTCATCATATGGATCCTGAAAGATTGCTGGAACTGCAGTATTCCCTGGCCAATTCGTATGCCTCCACACCAGAGCTTCGCCATACTTGGTTAGTGACCATGGCCAGAAATCACGAGCAGAATGGGAACCTGTCGGAGGCTGCCTGTTGCCATCTCCACATTGCTGCTTTAATGTGCGAATATCTCCGATTAAAAGGAGGTTGCACTCTTAGTTGGTCATCCACTGCATTCGGAAAGATATCAACGAATATACCCCTAGATGAGCAAGGTCTCAAACTGGATGCCGGTGCTCAGGATTCCCAGTACACCGAACAAATGCTTCTGGAGCAGCTTAAGCTATGTGCTGACTTCTTGGACCGCGCTGAAAGATTTGAGTGCCTTGGAGAGCTCTACAAACTCATCCTGCCCATGTACGAAAGAGATCGTAGTTACCAGGACCTGGCACACTGCTATGAGCATCTCACACAAGCTTATAATAAAATAGTTGAAGTGAATCGCTCAGGAAAGAGAATGTTGGGTCGCTTTTATAGGGTTGTATTTTATGGATTG ATGTACTTTGAAGAAGATCATGCCATCGAGTTTGTGTACAAGGAGCCCAAGCTAACATCACTCAGCGAAATCTCTGAGCGACTGGCCAAACAGTACAAGGAAAAGTTTGGAGCAGATGTTGTTAAGATGATCATGGATTCGTCACCG GTTAAAGTTGACGAACTAGATGCCAAACTTGCCTACATACAGGTCACCCATGTGATTCCTTTCTTCTCCAAGGACGAGCTAGACCAAAGGCTAAATGAATTCGAGCAGAATCATGATGTGGACACTTTTATGTACGAGACTCCGTTCACCAAATCGGGTGCAGCCCGTGGCAGCGTAGAAGAACAATGGAAGCGCAAGACGGTTATAAAAA CTCAATACTCCTTCCCATATGTTCTTAAACGTATACCCGTCAAATCCCGTGAAATCATAGAACTGAGCCCCATTGAGGTGGCCATCGATGAAATGCAATCCAAGGTTTCAGAGCTGGAAGAGATCATTCTCCCACCGGCCGATGTGAAGAAGTTGCAGCTGCGTCTGCAGGGAAGTGTGGCGGTGACTGTAAATGCTGGTCCTTTGGCATACGCTCATGCCTTTCTCGATGCAAAGGTGGTTAACAACTTCTCAATGGATCGCGTCGGAGATCTAAAGGATGTTTTTCG CGACTTCATTGTGGTGTGTCAGAAGGCCCTGTTCCTCAACGAGCGAATCATCAGCGCTGACCAGAAGGAGTACCACCATGTGCTCAAGGAGAACTACGAGAAGCTGTGCCAGGCGCTCAGT